The sequence CGGCGACGCGCGCCATCAGGTCGACGTAGCGATCACGCAACCATTGGGCCGTCGCGGTCTCCAGGATGTCGGCGTTGTAGGTGACGCCGCCGACCATGCCCTTGTTGTTCTCAAGGAACCACAAGCCGAGATCTTCCGTGGCGCCGCTCTGGAACAGCAGGATCTGCTCATGCTGCAGGCCACCCCAGTCGACGATGCGCTGGCGCGCGTCCTGGAACGAGAACAACGCCTGGTAGAGCACGGCGCCATTGCCGTGGCCGGTGCGCAGCTCGCGTTGCAGGTATTCGAGCGGAACATCCGGGTAGCCGAAGCTCTCGATGGCCAGCGCCTTCACCTGCCGGATGGTGTCCAGGAAGCTGCGCGACGGATCGACCGTCACATGGAGCGGGAGCAAGTTGTTGAAGTAACCCATCACCGATTCGACCTCGGTCTGGTTGCGGCCACGCACCGGCGTGCCGACCACCAGTTCACGCTGGCCGTCCATGCCGCTGAGCAGCACGTAGTACAGCGCGAGCAGGGTCATGTTGAGCGTGGCATCGACCTGCTTGCCCACGGCGTGCAGCGCATCGGTGAGCGCCTTGTCGGTGCGGATCCATTCCGTGCGACCGACGCCGGACATGCCGGGGCGACGCGGATGATCGGAGGGGAGCGCGCGCGTTTCGGCCACACTGCCCAGGCGCTCGCGCCAGAAGGCGAGCTGCTTGTCGAAGGCGGGGCCTTCGAGCCATTGCGCGTGCCATTGCGCGAAGTCGCCATAACTTACCGGCAGCGGTGCCAGCGGCGACGCGTCGCCGGCGGCGAAGGCGCGATACAGCGCCGAGAGTTCTTCGTACAGGATGTCGAAGGACCAGCCGTCCCAGATGATGTGATGCGGCATGAAGAAGAACACATGCTCGTCGTCCGTGGTGCGGAACATGTGGGCGCTGAACAGCGGCGCGCGCGTGAGTTCGAACGGGGTGTCGGTCAGCTCCTGCAGCCGACGCATCAGCACGTCGGTGCGTTCGCCGTCGGGCAGGTGGCGCAGGTCTTCAGCCGGGAACAGCGACATCGGCACGTCGTCGTGGACCACCTGTTCGACGCCGTCCGGCGTCCGGCGCATGGCCGTGCGCATGCTCGGCTGGCGCTGCATGAGTTCATGCAGGGCGCGCTCGAAGGCGGCTTCGTCCATGGCGCCGGTGAGGCGATGGGCTGACGGCGCGTTGTAGGTGACGCGACCGGGCTGCATTTCTTCCAGCGACCACAGGCGTTGCTGCATCAGTGACAGCGGGGCACGGGTCTGGTCGGCGCGGCGGTCGATCGGCGCGGTCGCTACGGCGTCACCGCTGGCCTGCTGGGCATCGATGGCGGCAGCGAGTTCGGCGATGGTCGGCGCATCGAACAGGGTGCGGAAAGAGAGCGTGATGCCGAACGCCCGATTGAGTCGCGCGGTCAGCTGCGCGGCCAGCAGCGAATGGCCGCCGAGCGCGAAGAAGTTGTCGCGGACGTCGAGGCCGGGCAGGGCCAGCACGGTTTCCATGGCGTCGGCGACTCGGCGCTCGCTGTCGTTGCGCGGGCTGATGCGCTCGCCGCGATCGGCGACCGTGGCGACGGACGGTGCCGGGAGCTGCTTGCGATCGATCTTGCCGTTCGGCAACTGCGGGACGGAGGTCAGCTGCATCAGGTGCTGCGGCAGCATGTACTCGGGCAGGCGCTCCTTGAGCGTCGCCTTGAGCGCGTCCTCGTTCATGGGCTCGCCCGACCGGGTCACCACGTAGGCCACGAGGCGCACGTCACCGGGACGATCCTCGCGCGCCAGCACCACGGCACGACCGACATCTGGCGCATCCGTCAGCACCGCTTCGATCTCGCCCAGCTCGATGCGATAACCGCGCACCTTCACCTGGAAATCCAGGCGTCCCATGTGTTCGAGCTGGCCATTGGCCAGCCAGCGTCCACGGTCGCCGGTGCGGTACATGCGTGCACCGGGCTGGTTCGACCATGGGTCCGCGATGAAGCGTTCGGCGGTGAGTTCCGGACGGTTGAGATAGCCCAGCGCGACGCCGGCACCGCCGATGACCATTTCACCCGGCATACCCAGCGGCACCGGAGCGCCCAGCTCATCGAGCACGTGCACGGTGGTGTTGCCGACGGGCTTGCCGATGTAGATGCCGGCGCGCGGATGGTGCACGCGCCAGTAGGTCGAATAAACCGTCGTTTCGGTGGGGCCGTAGCCATTCCAGACTTCGCCACAGCGTTCGAGCAGGGCTTCGGCCAGGTCGACCTGCAAAGGCTCACCGCCGGACACGGCACGGAAGTGCGCGTGTCCCTGCCAACCCGATTCCACCAGGATCCGCCAGCCGGCGGGCGTGGCCTGCATCATGCTGGCCTTGCTGCTCTCCACCAAGGTGCGCAATGCGGCGCCATCGCGCACATCGTCGTGATCGGCCACCACCAGAATGGCACCCACGCTGAGGGGAAGCATGAGTTCCATGAAGGCGATGTCGAACGACAGCGTGGTCACGGCGACGAGGCGATCACTCGCGGCGATACCGGGCACACGCTGCATGGTGGTGAGGAAGTTGGAGGTTGTGCGATGAGGCACGCGCACGCCCTTCGGCCGGCCGGTGGAACCGGAAGTAAAGATCAGATACGCCACGTCATCCGGCGTGGCGGCATTGCTGTCGCGCGGCAGGCGCGAGGCGCTGGCCGCGGCGATTTCTTCAGCGTCGCGCGACAGGGACAGCACGCGCTCCGCGGGATAGTGGAAGGACGCCGGCACGCCGTCGTCGACGATCAGCGCGGCGAGCTTGGCGTCCTGCGCCATGAACGCGAGGCGGTCAGCCGGAAAGCACGGATCGAGCGGCACATAGCCCGCGCCCGCCTTGAACGCGCCCAGTACGGCGGCGACCATGTCCATGCCGCGCTTGAGCGATATGCCGACCAGGGCGCCGCGGCAAATGCCGCGCGCGCGCAAGGTATGCGCGATGCGGTTGGCACGGTCTTCCAGCTGCTGGTAGTTGGTGGCGACGCCACGATGGATCACCGCGACCCGCTCGGGGTCGTGATCGACCTGCTGTTCGAAGTATTCGTGGGCGAGCTGGTTTTCCGGATACGGCGTCGGCGCCGGCTGCAGCGCATCGAGCGCCGTGGCGGCTTCGGCGGACACCAGGTTCAGCGCCTGGGCGGCTGCCTCCGGTTGTGCCTGCGCGCTGCGCAGCAGTGTCTCGTACGCATCCAGCCAGCTGCGGATGGTATCGGCGCGGAACAGCTCGCTGTTGTACTGGCATTCCAGGCGAATGCCGCCATCGACCTGCACGGCGTTGACGAACAGTTCGAAGTTCTCGTACGCACGCGGCACGCCGGCAAATTCGAAGCGCAGGCCGGGGAAGGACACCGTGCTGTTGTCCAGCGCCTGATCCAGGTTGAACAGCACGCTCACCAGCGGCAGGCGGCTGGGGTCGCGCGGCAGCGCAAGGCGGGCGAGGAGGCTGCCCAGGGTGTACTGCGAGTGATCGAAGGCATCCAGCAAGTCGCCGCGGACCGAGCCCAGCGCTGTCGCAAAGGGGGCTTCGCGATCAATACCCACGCGCAGCGGCAACACGTTCACGCAATGGCCGACCAGCGACTGAAACCCGTCCTGCGCCTGTCCCGCCACCGGAATACCGATGACTACTTCGTCCTGGCCGCTCAGCCGTTGCAGCAGCAGGCCGAAGCCGGTGAGCAAGGTCGCGTAGAGGCTGGCGCCGCGCGAGGCGCCCATGCGCTTGAGGTCCGTGATCAGCCCGGCGTCGAGTACGCGGTCCTGGCGCTCGGAGGCGAAGCCGCGACGGCGCGGGCGCAGACGGTCGGTTGGCAAGTCCAGCGAAGGGTGCGTGCCGGCGAAGCGCTGTACCCAATAGGCCTCTGCGGACTTGCCCGCGTCGGTGTTGGGGCGGTTGGCTTCGGCGAGCGCGAAGTCGGCGAAGGCATCGGCTGGTGCGGGTGCTTCACCCTGGCCCAGCGCCTGGCGATAAAGCGCCGCCAGATCGTTGACCAGCACACCGAAGGACCAGCCGTCGCACACGATGTGGTGGGCCGTCAGCACCAGCAGGTGCTCGTCTTCGGCCAGCTTGAGCAGCTGTGCGTTCACCAGCGGGCCGTTCTGCAGGTCGAAAGGCGTGTTGACGACCATCTCCAGTAGCTGCGCGACAGCGTTGTCACGCGCATCTGCGTCCAGCGCGGCGATGTCGGTGAGCGGGCAGGGCAGCTCCGTGCGCGCGGCAATGTAGAGCTCGTCGCCGTCGGCGCTCACGGTGGCACGCAGCACCTCGTGGCGATCGGCCACGCCCTGAACCGCTGCTTGCAGCGCGGTCACGTTCAGCGCGCCCCAGAGACGCAGCGTCACCGATTCGTTGTAGGCGAGCGATGCAGACGGTTCGAGCGATGCGGCCAGCCAGATCTCACGCTGCGTCGCCAGGGTGGGCAGCACGCGCTCGATGGCGGCACCGGCAAACGGGTCGTACTCGACCGCGACGGCGGCGGGGGTGCCCACGGGATTCGTATTCGGACTCATGCGCTGACCCTCATGTACTTGCCCGGAGCTTCCGGGTTGGGCACGAACCAGGCCGGATGGCCTTCGGCGTCCTTGCCCAGGCGCGCCCCGGCCACCGGCGGGCGCGCGGCATCGAACGCGACGGCTTCGACGTTCTTGTGGCGCGGCAGGAATTCCGCTTCCTGCAGTTCCAGGATGGATTCACGGAAGGCGCGCGCGATGGCGTTGAAATCCGCTTCGCTGTGCGCGGTGGTGAAGAAGCAGGGGAAGTTGTCCAGCACATGGATGCCGCGGCTGCGCATCATGGCGAACAGCAGTTCCTGCAGCGGGTGGTCTTCGAGGAAGTTCACCTTCCACACCGACGCGAAGTTCGCCAGCTTCAGCGGCGCGCCCACGCTGGCGCAGAAATCGTTGAGCTCGTCGATGAAGACGCCGGTGCGTGCGTTGAGGCGTTCCTGCAATGCACCGCCTTCATCCTTCAGATGGTTGAGCACCGCGTGCGCGGCGGCCAGCGCCAGCGGGTGACGCACAAAGGTGCCGGCGAAATAGGTGACGCCAACGGTCGGCACCGATGCGTCGCCGTATTGCCAGTCGCCGCCATCGAGCGCATCCATGAACTTGCGCTTGCCGGCGATCACGCCGATCGGGAAACCACCGCCAACCACCTTGCCGTAGGAGGCCAGGTCAGCATCGATGCCAAGCACGGACTGGGCGCCGCGCGGATGCGAGCGGAAGCCCGTCACGACTTCGTCGAAGATCAGCAGCGCGCCGGCATCGGCGGTGATCGCGCGCAGCTCCTTGAGGAATTCACGCGGCTGGAAATCCGGGCGCCGGCTCTGCACCGGTTCCACCAGCACGGCGGCGATGGAGTTGGCGCGTTCGCGGATGATGGCCAGCGATTCGGGCGTCCCGTAATCGAGCACCAGCACGTTCTCGGCCGTGTTGCGCAGGATGCCCGGCGCGGCCGGTACTGACTTGAGCTTCCTGGTGCCGCGCACGATCACTTCGTCGAAGATGCCGTGGTACGAACCGGTGAAGATCACCAGGGTGTCGCGACCGGTCACCGTGCGGGCGATGCGCACCGTGCCCATCACGGCTTCGGAGCCGGTATTGCACAGGGCGGCGCGATCGAAGCCCGTCAACTCGCACACCTGCGCGGCCACTTCACCGGCCAGCGGATGCTGCGGGCCGATCTCATAGCCGGCGTCCAGCTGCTGGCGCACCGCGTTCAGCACGAAATCCGGCTGCCAGCCGAACAGATTCATGCCAAAGCCGTTCAGCGCATCGATGTACTCGTTCCCATCAAGGTCCCACACCCGCGAACCCTTCGAGCGCTCGACGACGATCTGGTAGATCATCTCCTTGAGCAACGGGCGGAAGCCGTTGACCACGCGCGGATCGGCGAGATGGTCACGGTGCTTCTGCGTGTATTCCTTCGATTTGCGCGTGCGCTCGATATAGCGGCGCATGAAGGTATCCAGGCGTACACGCTGGCGATCGGTGAGGTCCGTGCCGGCCGAGTGGATGCGCGCGATGGCGCCGAAGGCCTTCTTGACGTCGTAGGTGGTGTGCGCGAGCGCGGCTTCTTCGTCGTTGGCCGGCGCATCGGGCTTGGCAGCCGGTGCCACCGCCGCGGCCACGACCGGCGCTGCGACCGGCGCCGCCACCGGCGCGGGTGCGGCCACCACGCCACCGGCGAGCAGGGCCAGTTGCTGCTGCATGATCAGCATCTGCTGCTGGATAACCTGTTGCACGGTGCCGCTGGGTGCGGCGGCCATCGCTGGCATGGCGACGGTCGGCGCGGTCACGGCGGCGGGTGCGGCCGGTGCGGCGGGCGCCGCATCCGGGGGAAGCAGTTGGTCGATATGCATGGCGAGACGCTCGAAGGAGGAGAACGACTCCATCAGTTCGCGGAAGGTGATCTTCAGCGCGAAGGTCTTTTGCAGCTGCAAGGCCACCTGGGTCAGGGCAAGCGAGTCGAGGCCAAGCTCCATGAAGTTGGCGGCGCTGTCGGCATCGGTGAATTCGGCGCCGGAGACGTCTTCGAACAGCTCGACGAGCTGGCTGACCAGGCGCGTGCGACGGTTCGTGTCGGCAGCGCCGGAGAGGGTGGCTTCCATGGGGCTCTCCGCAGGAGGGGCAAGGGGTATGGCGGGTACGAAAGGCAGCACGTTGTCGGGCAACGCCGGGGCGACAGGCGCATCGGCGACGGCGTCGATCCAGTGGCGTTTGCGTTCAAAGGGGTAAGTCGGCAGGCACAGGCGCAGCTTGCGTTCGCGCGTGTCGAGCGCGTCGAGATCCAGCGTTGCACCGGCGCACCACAGCTGGCCAACGGCGTCCAGGAACGCATGGCGTTCACCGTCGGGCTGGTCGCCGATCGAGC comes from Dyella terrae and encodes:
- a CDS encoding non-ribosomal peptide synthetase, which produces MSPNTNPVGTPAAVAVEYDPFAGAAIERVLPTLATQREIWLAASLEPSASLAYNESVTLRLWGALNVTALQAAVQGVADRHEVLRATVSADGDELYIAARTELPCPLTDIAALDADARDNAVAQLLEMVVNTPFDLQNGPLVNAQLLKLAEDEHLLVLTAHHIVCDGWSFGVLVNDLAALYRQALGQGEAPAPADAFADFALAEANRPNTDAGKSAEAYWVQRFAGTHPSLDLPTDRLRPRRRGFASERQDRVLDAGLITDLKRMGASRGASLYATLLTGFGLLLQRLSGQDEVVIGIPVAGQAQDGFQSLVGHCVNVLPLRVGIDREAPFATALGSVRGDLLDAFDHSQYTLGSLLARLALPRDPSRLPLVSVLFNLDQALDNSTVSFPGLRFEFAGVPRAYENFELFVNAVQVDGGIRLECQYNSELFRADTIRSWLDAYETLLRSAQAQPEAAAQALNLVSAEAATALDALQPAPTPYPENQLAHEYFEQQVDHDPERVAVIHRGVATNYQQLEDRANRIAHTLRARGICRGALVGISLKRGMDMVAAVLGAFKAGAGYVPLDPCFPADRLAFMAQDAKLAALIVDDGVPASFHYPAERVLSLSRDAEEIAAASASRLPRDSNAATPDDVAYLIFTSGSTGRPKGVRVPHRTTSNFLTTMQRVPGIAASDRLVAVTTLSFDIAFMELMLPLSVGAILVVADHDDVRDGAALRTLVESSKASMMQATPAGWRILVESGWQGHAHFRAVSGGEPLQVDLAEALLERCGEVWNGYGPTETTVYSTYWRVHHPRAGIYIGKPVGNTTVHVLDELGAPVPLGMPGEMVIGGAGVALGYLNRPELTAERFIADPWSNQPGARMYRTGDRGRWLANGQLEHMGRLDFQVKVRGYRIELGEIEAVLTDAPDVGRAVVLAREDRPGDVRLVAYVVTRSGEPMNEDALKATLKERLPEYMLPQHLMQLTSVPQLPNGKIDRKQLPAPSVATVADRGERISPRNDSERRVADAMETVLALPGLDVRDNFFALGGHSLLAAQLTARLNRAFGITLSFRTLFDAPTIAELAAAIDAQQASGDAVATAPIDRRADQTRAPLSLMQQRLWSLEEMQPGRVTYNAPSAHRLTGAMDEAAFERALHELMQRQPSMRTAMRRTPDGVEQVVHDDVPMSLFPAEDLRHLPDGERTDVLMRRLQELTDTPFELTRAPLFSAHMFRTTDDEHVFFFMPHHIIWDGWSFDILYEELSALYRAFAAGDASPLAPLPVSYGDFAQWHAQWLEGPAFDKQLAFWRERLGSVAETRALPSDHPRRPGMSGVGRTEWIRTDKALTDALHAVGKQVDATLNMTLLALYYVLLSGMDGQRELVVGTPVRGRNQTEVESVMGYFNNLLPLHVTVDPSRSFLDTIRQVKALAIESFGYPDVPLEYLQRELRTGHGNGAVLYQALFSFQDARQRIVDWGGLQHEQILLFQSGATEDLGLWFLENNKGMVGGVTYNADILETATAQWLRDRYVDLMARVAADPQLTVAKLHGNGAEELSSLRRSYQPKATAPRPAARANSDAPLTPSQQQLADLWKEMLELDRVRASDNFFDVGGHSLLAVDMAARVQRETGVSLNLLDIANGTLATLAMELDNAPAEAPRAKGVVGKLRGLFGKH